TCTTTATGACCTTGACTTACAGTAGAATACAACTTCTTTTTACGTCTTTATGCATTTCACCCAAaataatataattattataattaacATTATTACCTTTTAaagttctttaaagagcaagtcacccccaaatcaacttttttttctggtaaactatataaatgtgtgcctaattgtgctgcagacacgtgtagttaatagttttgtactttagtgcattttagttaaaattgtaattttctgccttaaactgtcagtgttgtgccgttgtcaggtaaaaactctgcactgcattccaatttaaatctgccaccgctattggctaagaggtatgctatgatgtaaactggtccttatgatgtcacaatgccgttgtgagcctgtgtgtgtgtgtgtgtgtgtgtgtgtgtgtgtgtgtgtgtgtgtgtgtgtgtgtgttgtgtgtgtatttgttagcggctccgccctctcggtctgctaggcaacagcatttgttgcatttttcaaacatgaagagggagtgaagtaagtttcttgtagggggtgacttgctctttaaggtactTTGAATTTACCAAGCAAATATGTCAAGCCTAAATTAAAACAAAGCgaaaagataaaaacatttaaaaaagaacaCCTGGTTAATAAATGTTTATTGTTTAAGTGAGACTCAGGTTGGCTCAGTATTAAAAAATCTCCTTTAATATTTATTATTAATTAAAAGAGATACGTCTGATGCATCATTTCAGCGCCTTTAAGAAATTGTCATGAAATAAGCAGCCACCTGTGTTCAGGTTAAACAAAGGAAACCCATGGGAGAAGTCAGGATTTGACAGGATCTGGTATAAATACGTAGAAGTTTCTGCTCATAAAGGAAAACAGCAATTAAGGAAGATTAAGATACAGCTGAGAGGAGTAAAAACAAACTTTCATTCTGGTTGTATAAATGTCCCAAGTCAGCCAACCTGAACGGATCATCATCTGACAGCTCCTCCAGACATGCtgccctgacctttgacctctttgTAAATGgcagatgaggaaaacaaaaaaaaaagaaagagaaaagaaatGCCCATTTGCAGATGAGTTTAACTTCATTATTGCACTTGAAACCCTTGCTTATTTCATCTTCATGTGATTTTCTGCACACAACAGCAGTTCTACGTCGATAAAGAAAGCAGTAATCGAAAAAGCCCACTGGCTGGAACACAAGAGGCACATCCCTGATCACAAGTTCTGCTGGGAAACTGACTACTGCTGCTGAGTTTCAGGAATTAAAAGTGTCTGAAACCATCAACTGTTTGAAATCAGTGGTCTGACCTATGACAGTACAGAGAAAGTACAGTAGATACTCAAAAGATTGAGTTAATTAACTTTTCTAATAGACTTAAAGTTTATCTATATTTGTCTGAAAGTGTCTCCAAAACCGAGGAATAGTAGTGTATCTTATTCCAGACAAGCTTCAGGACCGGTTAGACAAGGTCGGGAGTTTCCTTGGAGCGCTGACTGAACTTTGTGAGTTAGAAATCTACAAGCCTTGCTGCTGCGGCGGCGTTGTCGCGACGGGAAGTCGTTCTGTGATCCAGTCAGACACATCCTTCAGCACAGACTCAACCACCTCAGGAAGGTCATGATGGAGAGCATGGTAGCCTCCATCATAGAGCTGTCAAAATATTAGGTCAGATGCattcagtaaaaaataaaattatatttatatataaagctTTTGTTTTacctttattctttatttttaatattttctatGGAAGAAATAGTCTCACCAGAGTATGACTTTTTTTACTTTGAATTTTTGtagattttttttataatttaaacACACCAGCAACAATTTTACCCACAAAGGTTCAACAGCAGAATTTCAACTTCAGAAATTCAACAACAAATgaggtgacctcctggtgaccccAAGCCAAAGCTCACTCGATTGAGTCAGCACCTCACTTGTGATGGGAGAAGGCCAAAAGCCACTCGACTTGATTGAAGGACAATCTTTTTGGCTTGGGTCACCAGCTTCACCTAAGTTGTAAAATTTTTGCTGCTGAATTTCTGAAGTTATATTTTTGCTGCTGAAATTCTGTTGTTGAATTTTTACTGATGAAGTTTTTACAGGTGTATTTTAAGACATAAATAAtcaaatacataatttcacagaataaaaattcAATGTCATAAATTCAATATCTAAAGTACAAAGAACACTATATAACAGACCGGAGTGGgcatgtaaaataaaaaaagataaaaaagctATTGTTAAAAAAAGCCAGATAAGGAAACTCATTTGAAATAAATATATCTGCAGATTAGAAAAACAATTGAAGCCAATCTTTATTTAATCATCCAGCTTTTAAATGAAGAAAACAATATCCTATTAAATTATAAGAGTCTTAGCCTGGAAagtcagactaaataaatatacaaGGCAAGGATTTGGtctggttcactaggctagtctTATTTTAGGCCTTGATCTTTtccacataatggagacatattaCATCAGGCTGATGGGAAGAGAGCTAAAAATAAAGTAGTTGATTCTGAATTTAGCTGACCACTAAACCCATCTAAAACTGAAAAATAACAATTTTGCTATTGCCATTCAGTGAAAATCTTCAATCTACACTGAAAAAGTAaactagatttaaaaaaaaaatctaaatctgaTAACTCAGTTAGGTTTAACTCAGGGTTAATGAATCATTCTCACCTTGATTCTCTTGTCTGAACTTGGAGCGTTCTCGTACATCATCTTGGAGCCTTGGATGTCACAGAGCTTGTCAGCGTCACCGTGTAGGATCAAGAAGGGACACTTGATGTTTGGAATCTCCTTCTCGATGCGCTCTGTCGCCACCATCAGCTGCATGCCGAAGGACACCCGTAACCTGCCATGGTAATTTAGCGCATCGTTGTTGTACGCCTCCACCTGATAGGGGAGAGAACAGCTTTAACACTGAACACAGCCTGATTTTACAGAAATGTTTGGAAAATATTAGACAAAACAGACAAGATTTCAGAGGcaacaataaaataaacacaatataCATCTTAAAGGAGACAGATTATGACTGTTTAAAGTTATTTCTATGGTTGATCCAACACATGTTTGTGACGTTCTTTTCACTAAATCTCTCCCACACaaagcaatttcagctgttttattcttgacagtttatgTACCTTCCAgattgagccgtttcagggcgccTATCACTTTAAGAAAGCAAGccagagctggccacgcccacccatcccccaatCAGGTGAGAAGTTTcaacatctgggaggggctcagagtagagctgctcctCCTTCAACGTAGAGAGTTGATAGGTGGTTCTATGCTGATttcctcatttgtgacatcacaattggGGATTTTTTAAAACTGCTTGATTTAGACACAAAATTCCTGAAACTAAACACTGACAgaagatggatggacagatattTTTCATGTTTAGAGTATTTATAGAAACACCAGAGACCTACATGGCAGctcaaaaggatgcaaaaagtgggttttgcataatatgtcctctTTTAATAATTGACATTGAACtctcatttaaatatatttttctaaTGTTTATACTAGATAGAAATACAAGGGCTTATTTCACTCTGAGCATCTTTAATGTCCGTAATTGGGTACACAATTTAAGAAGTTAGGGTTTACAAACAAAATTTTTAGATACAAATTTTCGTTTACAAAGAAAGCTCCTTTTTTGGCTTTCTAAAAGGAGTGACACAAGAATGACTGGAAACGAAGCTATTAAAACCCATAAAAGTTGCAAACTAAGTGAGAGGAAGACTGTTAagaatataaatataaaacaggaaAGTTTTTATGAGCTTAAGTCTGACCTGAACAGAAATAGACGCACCCATCATACACGCTGTGCACTAAACTCATGAGTATTCAGTTTCTGAGTGAACACAGACGAGATCAGTGTCAGCAGAAATTACTTTTCTAAAATGTCAGAGGTGATAAAAAACAACTTCCAGCATAAGAGTCTTAAAATGATTCTTTTACCATCAGATCATTCAGTCCTCCTGCTGGGACTTACTATTAATAGAAGGCGTCATTCCCATCAAGAATGAAAGGATTTTATCTTGATGCTCGTCAGAATCAGATCAGACGCACCGAAAACACCAGCTACAAGCAGGTTTTTACACTAATCGGTTTCCATAACTGACATTACTCAAGCTGAACACGTCCTGAAAAAATTCAATCATTCATCTTTTCACCACCATAACGTTATGCCACAGATAAGAAAAAGTATTACTGAGCAACATTAGGCTCATTTACAATGATATTGATTTctaagtgaacacaaaacacaccAACGACTTGATTCCAAAAATGACCAAGCTGTCTTTATAGGCCTCGCCCACTAAAAGGTGACTCTCATCCTGGCTATGTCAGATCATTTTTGAAGACACCAACAAATTCACACAATCTACAAAAAGCAGAAATGTTATCACACACAGCTTCACGCgatctccgctttataaatcagagactaactagaaaggttctcagctgtttcAGAGTCATgtcccgccctcaacacgcccactttctgccataaatggtcaaagcAAAgtaccttgtggatctcatgcatatacataagccggctcattgcagcgctccaccattaagatcgcgaccgcagatcaaggaagcactatttcataagcagaaattgaggtacttgtgggtactGAGAGCAGTCCCATCGAGTAGAGGAATACACTTGCACATAATTTGGCTCTGACTAAATCATTTCACAAATGTTATATGTCAAGTCTGTCACATCATTCTATTGTTGTGTGTGGGAAAAACACAACTTCCCCAAGGTGACGGTAGGAAGCAGAAGTCACAGGATGTGAAACCGCTGacgtatatgcacacacacaacacagatcACATTCAGGAGCAAATATGTGTCTGTGCAGGTGTGTGGACGTGACTGAGTGTGTGTTTCTGGCTCTCCTGTGGTTAATCTGAAGGATTATATAAATGGTTTGGGTGTGAGACAAAGTAAATACACCATGTTTATAGTTTTAAATAGTAACCAACAATAAATGTCTGAACAAATAAACCCTCAAAGCCTGTTTCACAAGGGGGGGGCCTTCCTCCAGGGAATGTCCAAAAATatgaaaacaaatgaaaatatcAACATGCACGTTCTTCCCCCTTAAGGCCTCAGGATTTTCCTTCTACCACATGCTCCTGATATTTCAATTACAGACCAGTACAGCACACTGACCCGCCACCACACGCTGATCTACGTCTGTCTCTAACCTGATGTGGGTCCCGTGAGATCCATTTGGACTCGATGGAGCCCAGAGGGAGGCTGGGCAGCATGTGGTTCAGGATCTTTGCCACGAAAACCTGAAAACAGTTTTGAAGAAAACATGataatacatttttttatttctccATAGTCAAAAAGTCAAAATATGTCagctttttttttatctgtttggCACAACTGGCTTAACTTAaaggcaaggctgccaagcacaggcgccaccggtccctccgaccaccaccagcaggcaaggtgggttaagtgtcttgcccaaggacacaacagcagagttctctgtccggagccgggatcgaacctgcaagctACTGCTCTAGCTACTAGCTACTGCTAGTTCACTGATAATATTTAAAGTTTAAGTATGGATGGTAGGAGATATTACCTAATATTATTTAGTTTTTAGACCCCGCATGTATTGGCATCAATTTATATCGGTATCGAGAATTAAGACTATATTGGTAAAAAAGCCAAAATCGAACATCCTTATGAAAGGTACACTAAGTAACtttgtcatatttttaaatcatttccttGAGCCAGTAGGTGCTAAAAACTCTTTACAGCGGTGAACCTCAACTAGTGGCCCGAAGGCTACATCCGGCCCACCAGACCTTTCCACTTGGCCCCCCAACCCTTTGGGCCCTAATGTTCCACAAAAGGGGGACGTTTAAGTTTAGCAGCAATATTCATGTCCCAAATATAAGTAATTGTTTAAGACTACTcaaactacaatcaaaacagtgtaGATGGAAAACGaagccattttaaatattaagATATTGAGATACAATATTACTTGAACTTTATTGTAGAAGGGCATCTGGCCCTCATGGCTTCTGCTGGACAAAACTGTggcccttgaacaaatttagttaaGGACCCCTGCTTTACAAGGCGAATGAATTGTCCCATCTGCTCCTTGTGGACAAGATACCATATTTGCCACTTGAACCTCTTCAGACCGGTGACCTGAATTCCTGCAAAGTCATGTTTCTCTCAAGAACCGTAACACTTTAAAGcaatccatgtttacacctcGGAACTATAGCTGTCCTGTTTCCCGACATCTTCCTGTATTAGCATTTTTCCAGAAATTTCccataaaatgttcattgaaaaaaagcaaagaaaagaaaaagaacatcTGACCACAAGGGGATCAAACAACAGTCAACATCAGGAAGCAAGAGCTAAGAGACAAATAAGGTTTCCAAATGGATACAGACCTCGCGATCATGTTATTGCGCTTGTATGTAAAACTTAAAATATGTGGTCAGCTGGTTTAAACAGTAATTTAAAACAAACAATAGAGGGTGctgaagcaagccaaaactgcctagtgtcTCCAAGCATTAttgccttaaccctcccactgttctaatgggtgtgaccccgcaaggaaagttgaccaatgagcagggttgatggtttttcccttgggtccacgtggcaggggtgaggagtgagcaccacctcactcctgccatgtggacctcaagggataaaccatcaatcctgctcaatgttcaactttcctcgtggggtcacccataaagacagtgggagggttaaggagtGTCCTTTTATAGACCAGGAGCAGAAAGAAAAATAGGAACCTTGAATGGTGTGGCCGACTCTGGATTCATTTTGACCATTGGCGCTATCAGAACCACTCCAACAATTTCACTGGGTCTTTCACAGGCTGACAGAATTGAGATAGCACCACCCTAAAGG
The sequence above is a segment of the Nothobranchius furzeri strain GRZ-AD chromosome 15, NfurGRZ-RIMD1, whole genome shotgun sequence genome. Coding sequences within it:
- the mgll gene encoding monoglyceride lipase isoform X2, which gives rise to MAVSFANLKSFLQEEKKNTINVAIWALVFIAHGAGEHSGPYDEIAQRLKDVSLLAFAHDHVGHGQSEGERMKIKDFQVYVRDSLQHIDLMKSRHPDLPVFIVGHSMGGAISILSACERPSEIVGVVLIAPMVKMNPESATPFKVFVAKILNHMLPSLPLGSIESKWISRDPHQVEAYNNDALNYHGRLRVSFGMQLMVATERIEKEIPNIKCPFLILHGDADKLCDIQGSKMMYENAPSSDKRIKLYDGGYHALHHDLPEVVESVLKDVSDWITERLPVATTPPQQQGL
- the mgll gene encoding monoglyceride lipase isoform X1 yields the protein MDATTAAACLLVAAFGCYLYGSDMLTMLASIADEPSMPEPGAIPRRSPQGVLYTELQHIVNADGLHLFCRYWEPAGPPRALVFIAHGAGEHSGPYDEIAQRLKDVSLLAFAHDHVGHGQSEGERMKIKDFQVYVRDSLQHIDLMKSRHPDLPVFIVGHSMGGAISILSACERPSEIVGVVLIAPMVKMNPESATPFKVFVAKILNHMLPSLPLGSIESKWISRDPHQVEAYNNDALNYHGRLRVSFGMQLMVATERIEKEIPNIKCPFLILHGDADKLCDIQGSKMMYENAPSSDKRIKLYDGGYHALHHDLPEVVESVLKDVSDWITERLPVATTPPQQQGL